One genomic window of bacterium includes the following:
- the rpmC gene encoding 50S ribosomal protein L29: MKAADLHKQEIDELKNTLHTLEEELFTMKFKRRTQNLANPLKIRIIRRDIARTLTIIHEKEIRRDSSK, from the coding sequence ATGAAAGCTGCAGACTTACATAAACAAGAAATAGATGAGTTGAAAAATACTCTTCATACTTTGGAAGAAGAGTTGTTTACAATGAAATTTAAAAGAAGGACGCAAAATTTAGCGAATCCATTAAAAATAAGAATAATAAGACGAGATATTGCTCGTACTTTAACTATAATACATGAGAAAGAAATTAGAAGGGATAGTAGTAAGTGA
- the rpsQ gene encoding 30S ribosomal protein S17: MRKKLEGIVVSDKQQKTRIVEVERCFPHPKYKKYIRQHQRFACHCEEDLKNGTRVIIEATRPLSKTKNWRIIKVL; this comes from the coding sequence ATGAGAAAGAAATTAGAAGGGATAGTAGTAAGTGATAAGCAGCAGAAAACGCGTATAGTAGAAGTTGAGCGCTGCTTCCCTCACCCAAAATATAAAAAGTATATTCGTCAACACCAGAGGTTTGCCTGTCATTGCGAAGAGGATTTGAAAAATGGGACACGTGTTATCATAGAGGCAACAAGACCACTGTCTAAGACTAAGAATTGGCGAATTATAAAAGTTTTATAA
- the rplN gene encoding 50S ribosomal protein L14 — MIQTFTKLEVTDNTGAKTAMCIGIPGSSYRRYAHIGDVITVVVKSAIGQGTIKNHTIQTAVVVRTKKECRRTDGSYVRFDENACVLISKETREPLGTRVFGPIAREIRDKEFTKIASLASEVV; from the coding sequence ATGATTCAGACTTTTACAAAGCTTGAAGTTACAGATAATACCGGTGCAAAGACTGCAATGTGTATAGGGATACCGGGTTCAAGCTATAGAAGATACGCACACATCGGAGACGTAATCACTGTTGTCGTTAAAAGCGCAATAGGACAGGGAACGATAAAAAATCATACCATTCAGACCGCAGTGGTAGTTAGAACAAAGAAAGAATGTCGTCGGACTGATGGAAGTTACGTAAGATTTGATGAAAATGCTTGCGTTCTTATTAGCAAAGAAACCAGGGAACCTCTCGGGACTCGTGTATTCGGGCCGATAGCACGCGAAATCAGAGACAAAGAGTTTACAAAAATTGCATCTCTGGCAAGTGAGGTAGTATGA